A window of Halostella salina contains these coding sequences:
- a CDS encoding HalOD1 output domain-containing protein gives MSETDSDDTTADNPSYVAEHDWEGDESLAATIVSAVAAIRNVEPTAVEPLNETVDPDALNDIFDARHNGGDRSGPTLSFRLSGCDVTVHADGRVVVVPPEDE, from the coding sequence ATGAGCGAAACCGATTCCGATGATACGACCGCCGACAACCCCTCCTACGTCGCCGAACACGACTGGGAGGGGGACGAATCACTCGCCGCAACGATCGTTTCCGCTGTCGCCGCCATCCGGAACGTCGAACCGACGGCGGTCGAACCGCTGAACGAGACGGTCGACCCGGACGCGCTGAACGACATCTTCGACGCGCGACACAACGGCGGCGACCGATCCGGGCCGACGCTGTCGTTCCGGCTCAGCGGCTGTGACGTGACGGTCCACGCCGACGGCCGCGTCGTCGTCGTGCCGCCCGAGGACGAGTGA
- a CDS encoding tRNA uridine(34) 5-carboxymethylaminomethyl modification radical SAM/GNAT enzyme Elp3, translated as MSTETDATESEAFERVCEELVDRILAGDLERDDVESAKLEVCSEHSSPKVPKNSEILDYAPQERREELEAVLMRKPVRTASGVSPVAIMTSPHNCPHGKCLYCPGGPSSEFSSSQSYTGHEPAAARGVQNDYDPYGQVRLRLEQLREIGHPVDKVELILMGGTMTARSHDYQEWFVKRALQALNEFDADKEPEPAEDESFAQDPDEYDFEYLEDVIARNETADVRNIGTTFETKPDWCDQEQINRMLRLGGTKVEVGVQTTFERINREMHRGHGAQASIDANRRLRDAAFKVGFHMMPGQPGMTKEMCLEDFRRLFEDEKWRPDYLKIYPTLVVRGTRTYDMWHDDEYEPLGNDEAAELVAEIKSMIPKYTRLQRVQRDIPADFIDAGVWKSNLRQLARQRMDEHGWTCDCIRCSEVGMNDEVPESVELDIMEYEAAGGTELFISYEDPDNDLLVGFCRLRFPGNPQRAELRDAALVRELHVYGPMVEVGDESHDWQHKGYGRKLLRKAEELAADAGYGKLSVISGIGAREYYREKLGYYQDGPYVSKRL; from the coding sequence ATGAGTACCGAGACGGACGCCACGGAGTCGGAGGCGTTCGAGCGGGTCTGTGAGGAACTGGTCGACCGCATCCTCGCGGGCGACCTGGAGCGCGACGACGTGGAGTCGGCGAAGCTGGAGGTCTGTTCGGAGCACTCGTCGCCGAAGGTGCCGAAGAACTCCGAGATCCTCGACTACGCGCCACAGGAGCGCCGCGAGGAGCTGGAGGCGGTGCTGATGCGGAAGCCGGTCCGGACCGCCTCGGGCGTCTCGCCGGTCGCCATCATGACCAGCCCGCACAACTGCCCGCACGGGAAATGTCTCTACTGTCCGGGCGGCCCGTCCTCGGAGTTCTCCAGTTCGCAGAGCTACACGGGCCACGAGCCCGCCGCCGCCCGCGGCGTCCAGAACGACTACGATCCCTACGGCCAGGTGCGGCTCCGCCTCGAACAGCTTCGCGAGATCGGTCACCCCGTCGACAAGGTCGAACTCATCCTGATGGGCGGGACGATGACCGCTCGCTCGCACGACTATCAGGAGTGGTTCGTCAAGCGCGCGCTGCAGGCGCTGAACGAGTTCGACGCCGACAAGGAGCCCGAGCCGGCCGAGGACGAGAGCTTCGCGCAGGACCCCGACGAGTACGACTTCGAGTACCTCGAGGACGTGATCGCCCGCAACGAGACGGCGGACGTGCGCAACATCGGGACGACGTTCGAGACCAAGCCCGACTGGTGCGACCAGGAGCAGATAAACCGGATGCTCCGCCTCGGCGGCACGAAAGTCGAGGTGGGCGTCCAGACGACGTTCGAACGCATCAACCGCGAGATGCACCGCGGCCACGGCGCGCAGGCCTCCATCGACGCCAACCGCCGCCTGCGCGACGCCGCGTTCAAGGTCGGGTTCCACATGATGCCGGGCCAGCCCGGCATGACCAAGGAGATGTGTCTGGAGGACTTCCGCCGCCTGTTCGAGGACGAGAAGTGGCGGCCGGACTACCTGAAGATCTACCCGACGCTCGTGGTCCGAGGCACCCGGACGTACGACATGTGGCACGACGACGAGTACGAACCCCTCGGCAACGACGAGGCCGCCGAACTCGTCGCCGAGATCAAGTCGATGATCCCGAAGTACACGCGCCTCCAGCGCGTCCAGCGGGATATCCCCGCCGACTTCATCGACGCGGGCGTCTGGAAGTCGAACCTCCGACAGCTCGCCCGACAGCGGATGGACGAGCACGGCTGGACCTGCGACTGCATCCGCTGTAGCGAGGTCGGGATGAACGACGAGGTGCCCGAAAGCGTCGAACTCGATATTATGGAGTACGAGGCCGCCGGCGGCACGGAGCTGTTCATCAGCTACGAGGACCCGGACAACGACCTGCTCGTCGGCTTCTGCCGCCTGCGGTTCCCGGGCAACCCGCAGCGCGCCGAACTGCGCGACGCCGCGCTCGTCCGCGAACTGCACGTGTACGGCCCGATGGTAGAAGTCGGCGACGAAAGCCACGACTGGCAGCACAAGGGGTACGGCCGGAAACTCCTCCGGAAAGCCGAAGAACTGGCAGCAGACGCCGGTTACGGCAAGCTGAGCGTCATCAGCGGTATCGGGGCACGGGAGTACTATCGGGAGAAGCTGGGGTACTACCAGGACGGGCCGTACGTGAGCAAGCGGCTGTAG